Proteins encoded in a region of the Mercenaria mercenaria strain notata chromosome 1, MADL_Memer_1, whole genome shotgun sequence genome:
- the LOC123532918 gene encoding peroxiredoxin-5, mitochondrial-like translates to MAVVLRNSLCRKAHKLLASHVLSHRRNYIKKGQPVPSVNLYLDTPKNAVNAHDLFRGKRGVLFSVLGAFTPGCWKHIPDYLDHYDQFKAEGFDLIVCVAVNDPFVMSAWAQSLNTKDKILMLADTQAEFTKAMNMDLDCRHIMGTIRSKRYSVVIEDSIIKGFNMEPEDTGLACLLCIQNMKNTKV, encoded by the exons ATGGCTGTCGTATTGAGAAATTCGCTGTGTCGAAAAGCTCACAAATTACTCGCTAGTCATGTACTGTCACATCGCAGAAACTATATCAAG AAAGGACAACCAGTGCCATCTGTCAACCTGTATTTGGATACGCCTAAAAATGCAGTCAATGCACATGATTTGTTCAGAGGAAAAAGAGGCGTCCTGTTCTCTGTTCTTGGGGCATTTACTCCAGGTTGTTGG AAGCACATTCCTGATTACCTGGATCACTATGATCAATTTAAG GCAGAAGGTTTCGACTTAATTGTCTGTGTTGCCGTCAACGATCCATTCGTAATGTCAGCTTGGGCGCAGTCTCTCAACACCAAAGACAAG attttgatgTTAGCCGATACACAAGCAGAATTTACAAAAGCCATGAACATGGACTTAGACTGTAGACATATTATGGGAACTATTAGATCTAAAAG ATATTCAGTTGTGATAGAGGACAGTATAATAAAAGGGTTCAATATGGAACCTGAAGACACTGGACTAGCGTGTTTACTgtgtatacaaaatatgaaaaatactaAAGTTTGA